Proteins encoded by one window of Musa acuminata AAA Group cultivar baxijiao chromosome BXJ2-9, Cavendish_Baxijiao_AAA, whole genome shotgun sequence:
- the LOC135623158 gene encoding protein LATERAL ROOT PRIMORDIUM 1-like, whose product MGMVVLASAASFHQQHHHESLLASAAAEQHPIIPLLAAAPCLVEDDNPAARAKPGGIHLWQPVLPQPPHHLPPAHGSNPNPNVTLSNYLRKPVPMLDPTGIIAGAGAVAAGGGTSTCQDCGNQAKKDCSHRRCRTCCKSRGFECSTHVKSTWVPAARRRERQVSAAAAGSSASTSAPKKPRLVASQTGTASHTSTSNTTPPRSFDTTSSHQDANVKESLPAHVRAPAVFKCVRVTSIDDGEDEYAYHAMVKIGGRVFKGFLYDQGLDDGGSHADDAKDAIPNISELHLGNRNGGASSSSPMLPSDVFGGSGGLMGGTNYGNQMN is encoded by the exons ATGGGCATGGTGGTGCTGGCCTCCGCCGCGTCCTTCCACCAGCAGCACCACCACGAGTCGCTGCTCGCCTCTGCCGCGGCGGAGCAGCACCCCATCATCCCCCTCCTCGCCGCTGCGCCGTGCCTTGTCGAGGATGACAACCCCGCTGCGCGGGCCAAGCCAGGCGGTATCCACCTCTGGCAGCCGGTCCTGCCCCAGCCGCCTCACCACCTCCCGCCCGCCCATGGaagcaaccctaaccctaatgtcACTCTCTCCAATTACCTCAGAAAGCCCGTGCCTATGCTCGATCCCACCGGAATTATCGCGGGTGCCGGCGCCGTCGCCGCGGGGGGAGGGACGTCTACGTGCCAGGACTGCGGCAACCAGGCCAAGAAGGATTGCAGCCACCGGAGGTGCCGGACGTGCTGCAAGAGCCGCGGGTTCGAGTGCTCGACCCACGTCAAGAGCACCTGGGTCCCCGCCGCCCGCCGCCGCGAGCGCCAggtctccgccgccgccgcgggcTCCTCCGCCTCCACCTCGGCGCCCAAGAAGCCGCGCCTCGTGGCCTCGCAGACCGGGACCGCCTCCCACACCTCCACCTCCAACACCACCCCTCCTCGTAGCTTCGACACGACCTCCAGCCACCAAG ACGCGAACGTCAAAGAGAGCCTCCCGGCGCACGTACGAGCCCCGGCGGTGTTCAAGTGCGTGCGAGTCACATCCATCGACGACGGCGAAGACGAGTACGCCTACCACGCCATGGTCAAGATCGGCGGGCGCGTCTTCAAGGGCTTCCTCTACGACCAAGGCCTCGACGACGGCGGCAGCCACGCCGACGACGCCAAGGACGCCATTCCCAACATCTCGGAGCTGCACCTCGGGAACAGAAACGGTGGCGCTTCTTCGTCGTCGCCGATGCTTCCCTCCGACGTCTTCGGAGGCAGCGGTGGATTGATGGGAGGCACCAACTACGGTAACCAAATGAACTGA